The Lacipirellula parvula genome window below encodes:
- a CDS encoding efflux RND transporter periplasmic adaptor subunit: protein MSTRTPEHVSSASQPDDDAVNRAKQEIQALVQEVVALSKSEIEETDFFAALLEKSISALAAIGGVVWTLEEGQPFKLQYQVNLQQTGLAASQAAQMQHAKLLGSIAQRGEPLLIPPHSGAGEGPEDAGAANPTEYLLVVAPIKTDRGVDGLVEIFQRVGARPTTQRGYLRFLVQMCEIAGEYLKTRRLRHFVTKQSLWEQLENFTASVHTRLDSRQTAFTIANEGRRLIGCDRVTVVLRKGSSYVVEAISGQDTFDKRSNVVRMLRNLATVVVRSGEDLWYTGDTQNLAPQVEKAVNEYVDESHTKQIAVLPIREHDPHADDKTRDRKRENMLGAIIIEQLVDSRAPDGLMQRVDVVRRHSATALTNAQSHEGLFLLPLWRLIGQSRVLVTARNLPKTILASIAIVAAVLAMWLFPWDFNVTADGKLQPEVRANVFAAVDGRITDVLVTEGQAVKKGELLAKQRSSPLEDQRAQLEGEIAANEQDYRSKRAQEGSLDKARTPEADLYDLQSQISQIETKAIALQKQFEILREQESRLNITSPIDGNIVTPKVQELLRDRTVGPGTKIMEIADMTQDWELELKVPEAKMGHVRAQLRELHAQDPKAQLEVTFILATNPDIEDKLAGRVIYIAPTAEAEGEKGNLVTMTVAFNQEELAKLGPEGVATEQAIAALKEHLKVGADVKAKIRCGRKPIGYVWFHELWEFIQSRILFRM from the coding sequence ATGAGCACCCGGACTCCCGAACACGTGAGCAGCGCGTCGCAACCCGATGATGATGCCGTCAATCGCGCGAAGCAGGAGATCCAGGCGCTCGTCCAGGAGGTCGTCGCTCTTTCCAAAAGCGAAATCGAAGAGACCGACTTTTTCGCCGCCCTCCTCGAAAAGTCGATCTCCGCGCTAGCGGCCATCGGCGGCGTCGTGTGGACGCTCGAAGAGGGGCAGCCGTTCAAGCTGCAATATCAGGTCAACCTGCAGCAAACCGGGCTCGCCGCTAGCCAGGCGGCCCAGATGCAGCACGCGAAGCTGCTGGGAAGCATCGCCCAGCGGGGCGAACCGCTGCTGATTCCGCCTCACTCCGGCGCCGGCGAAGGGCCAGAGGATGCGGGCGCCGCCAACCCGACTGAATATCTGCTCGTCGTCGCCCCCATCAAAACCGATCGCGGCGTCGACGGCCTCGTCGAAATTTTTCAACGCGTCGGCGCACGGCCGACCACCCAGCGCGGCTACCTGCGCTTCCTCGTGCAGATGTGCGAGATCGCCGGCGAGTATCTCAAGACGCGCCGCCTGCGGCACTTCGTCACCAAGCAATCGCTCTGGGAGCAACTCGAGAATTTCACCGCCTCGGTCCACACGCGGCTCGACTCGCGGCAAACCGCCTTCACGATCGCCAACGAAGGACGCCGCCTGATTGGCTGCGATCGCGTCACCGTCGTCCTCCGCAAAGGAAGCTCGTACGTCGTCGAAGCGATCAGCGGGCAAGATACGTTCGACAAGCGTTCAAACGTCGTCCGCATGCTGCGCAACCTGGCGACGGTCGTCGTTCGCAGCGGCGAAGACCTGTGGTATACGGGCGACACGCAGAACCTCGCGCCGCAAGTTGAGAAGGCGGTCAACGAGTACGTCGACGAATCGCATACCAAGCAAATCGCCGTCCTGCCGATCCGCGAGCACGATCCGCACGCCGACGACAAAACCCGCGATCGCAAACGCGAGAACATGCTCGGCGCGATCATCATCGAACAGCTCGTCGACAGCCGCGCCCCAGACGGGTTGATGCAGCGCGTCGACGTCGTTCGCCGGCATAGCGCCACGGCGCTTACTAACGCTCAATCGCACGAAGGCTTGTTCCTGCTGCCGCTGTGGCGGTTGATCGGCCAAAGCCGCGTGCTCGTCACGGCCCGCAATCTGCCTAAGACGATCCTCGCATCGATTGCGATCGTCGCCGCCGTGCTGGCGATGTGGCTCTTTCCGTGGGATTTCAACGTCACGGCCGACGGCAAGCTGCAGCCTGAAGTCCGCGCGAATGTTTTCGCCGCGGTCGACGGCCGCATTACTGACGTCCTAGTCACCGAAGGGCAGGCCGTAAAGAAGGGCGAGTTGCTCGCCAAGCAGCGAAGTTCGCCGCTTGAGGACCAGCGCGCCCAGCTTGAAGGCGAAATCGCCGCCAACGAGCAAGACTATCGTTCGAAGCGAGCCCAGGAAGGCTCGCTCGACAAAGCGCGAACTCCGGAGGCGGACCTCTACGACCTCCAAAGCCAGATTTCGCAAATCGAAACCAAAGCGATCGCGTTGCAGAAGCAGTTCGAAATCCTCAGGGAGCAGGAATCGCGACTCAACATCACCAGCCCGATCGACGGCAACATCGTTACTCCCAAGGTGCAAGAACTGCTTCGCGATCGCACTGTCGGCCCCGGCACTAAGATCATGGAAATCGCCGACATGACGCAAGACTGGGAGCTGGAACTCAAAGTCCCTGAAGCCAAGATGGGCCACGTCCGCGCGCAGCTGCGCGAGTTGCACGCTCAGGATCCTAAAGCCCAGCTCGAAGTCACCTTCATCCTGGCAACCAACCCCGACATCGAAGACAAACTCGCCGGCCGCGTCATCTACATCGCCCCCACTGCCGAGGCCGAAGGCGAAAAAGGAAATCTGGTGACGATGACGGTGGCGTTCAACCAGGAAGAACTCGCCAAGCTCGGCCCCGAGGGCGTCGCCACCGAACAGGCGATCGCCGCTCTCAAAGAACACCTCAAAGTCGGTGCCGACGTCAAAGCCAAGATCCGCTGTGGCCGCAAGCCAATCGGCTACGTCTGGTTCCATGAACTGTGGGAATTCATCCAGTCGCGAATATTGTTCAGAATGTAA
- a CDS encoding efflux RND transporter periplasmic adaptor subunit produces the protein MSSTLLVILALFAQVAETPNYRYGGQDHKQQQVDANGDPVFEGASITAEEDSIISAEAEGTLVKLAVKEGDRVAQKGVLATIDERLAKAQVEAAKLTLDAATERANDMVEEKYAILARDVAEVDWKKDVAANTDSQKAVTEIQILQKKLVYDRSNLQIDKARKDQVIAKKEAAVKGAELKVAEIGLDRRIIKAPFEGEVQQLFQKESQWVNPGDPILRLVKFDVLRVEGRVLAAHFDPAELAGKPVTVSVTLARNRQVELPGRVTYVGQTVNINKEFIVRAEIQNKREGDYWLVRPGLIAKMTIHVNQPAEPQARGVAAPAK, from the coding sequence ATGTCATCCACTCTTCTCGTCATCCTCGCTCTCTTCGCTCAAGTGGCGGAGACGCCGAATTATCGGTACGGAGGCCAAGACCACAAACAACAGCAAGTGGACGCTAACGGCGACCCCGTGTTCGAGGGAGCGTCGATCACAGCTGAGGAAGATTCGATCATCTCCGCCGAAGCCGAAGGAACGCTCGTCAAGCTTGCCGTGAAGGAAGGCGATCGCGTCGCCCAGAAGGGCGTGCTCGCAACGATCGACGAACGTCTGGCGAAGGCTCAAGTCGAAGCGGCCAAGCTGACGCTCGACGCCGCCACCGAGCGTGCGAACGACATGGTCGAAGAAAAGTACGCAATCCTGGCTCGCGACGTCGCTGAAGTCGATTGGAAGAAAGACGTCGCCGCCAATACGGACAGCCAAAAGGCGGTCACCGAGATTCAGATTTTGCAGAAGAAGCTGGTCTACGATCGCTCGAACTTGCAGATCGACAAAGCCCGCAAAGATCAAGTCATCGCCAAGAAGGAAGCCGCCGTCAAAGGCGCCGAGCTGAAAGTCGCGGAGATCGGTCTCGACCGCCGCATTATCAAGGCGCCGTTCGAAGGCGAGGTCCAGCAGCTCTTTCAAAAAGAATCGCAATGGGTCAACCCGGGCGATCCAATCCTGCGGCTGGTGAAGTTCGACGTCCTCCGCGTCGAAGGTCGCGTGCTCGCCGCGCACTTCGACCCCGCGGAACTCGCCGGCAAGCCAGTGACCGTGAGCGTCACGCTCGCCCGCAACCGGCAAGTGGAGTTGCCTGGCCGGGTCACCTATGTCGGCCAGACGGTCAACATCAACAAGGAGTTCATCGTCCGTGCTGAGATTCAAAACAAGCGCGAGGGCGACTACTGGCTCGTTCGCCCAGGCCTGATTGCCAAGATGACGATCCACGTGAACCAGCCGGCGGAACCACAAGCCCGCGGCGTCGCGGCGCCGGCGAAATAG
- a CDS encoding biotin/lipoyl-binding protein: MPTLADSIVSSSSRKLTIRARPDLKFRKQRYQGRTYWVVKDPVGLQYFRFEEEEFAILQMLDGKSSLDDIAEQFEAEFPPQTIRVEELQNFIGMLHKSGLVLSDASGQGWALKERRDEKKRRELLGALSNVMAFRMRGIDPERLLNCLYPYVRWFFTPAATIGALMLAAAALSLVIVQFDIFKSRLPDFNSFFSAQNWLALAITLTATKILHEFGHGMSCKHFGGECHEMGIMFLVMTPCLYCNVSDSWMLPNRWHRAAIGAAGMYVEVCLASICTFIWWFSQPGPLNYFCLNVMFVSSVSTIMFNANPLLRYDGYYILSDILEIPNLRQKASTILNRKLGKWCLGLEEQEDPFLPKRHQALFALYTIASALYRWVVLFSILFFLNKVFEPYGLKVLGQALAIASIYGMFVMPAMAVWKFFRVPGRWSKVKRVRLYITLSLLAGVVASLFLVPLPMHVMAPFELQPYDADSVYVEVPGRLVQVAVKPGQRVKKGDMIAQLENLELEMSIAKLEGERAGLLTELETLDSLLYQPSKAQEAALRWDTAHKQLEGNSKQLAQKEADLKRLTITAPRDGVIIPPLRTLDRPRTDVAELPPWTGTPLDERNLGSSLSPQGQQNLICMIGDPNEWEAVMIVDQDDFGLVLDGQEVQLMFEESAYHVFKTHISSISGEHVTAAPTRLASSNGGSLAAQQNPDGSISPLNTSFQVTARLNNSQELLHNGLTGAARIDVEPKTVMQRVGRYLARTFNFEL, encoded by the coding sequence ATGCCCACCCTTGCCGACAGCATCGTCTCCAGCTCGTCGCGCAAGCTCACGATCCGCGCTCGACCCGACCTGAAGTTCCGCAAGCAGCGGTACCAGGGCCGCACCTATTGGGTGGTGAAAGATCCGGTCGGTCTGCAGTACTTCCGCTTTGAAGAAGAAGAGTTCGCGATCCTGCAGATGCTCGACGGCAAGTCGAGCCTCGACGACATCGCCGAACAATTCGAAGCCGAGTTCCCGCCGCAAACGATTCGCGTCGAGGAACTCCAAAACTTCATCGGCATGCTCCACAAGAGCGGCCTCGTCCTCTCCGACGCCTCGGGCCAAGGCTGGGCGCTCAAGGAACGTCGCGACGAAAAGAAACGCCGCGAACTTCTCGGCGCCCTCAGCAACGTGATGGCATTCCGCATGCGGGGCATCGACCCCGAGCGGCTGCTGAACTGTCTCTACCCGTACGTTCGTTGGTTCTTCACCCCGGCGGCGACGATCGGCGCGCTCATGCTCGCCGCGGCGGCGCTGTCGCTGGTGATTGTTCAGTTCGACATTTTCAAGTCGCGACTGCCCGACTTCAATTCATTCTTCTCGGCGCAAAACTGGCTCGCCCTGGCCATCACGCTCACGGCGACGAAGATCTTGCACGAGTTCGGCCACGGCATGTCGTGCAAGCATTTCGGCGGCGAATGCCACGAGATGGGCATCATGTTCCTGGTGATGACGCCCTGCCTGTACTGCAACGTTTCTGACTCGTGGATGCTCCCCAATCGCTGGCATCGCGCCGCGATCGGCGCGGCAGGGATGTACGTCGAAGTCTGTCTCGCGTCGATCTGCACGTTTATCTGGTGGTTCAGCCAGCCGGGACCGCTGAATTACTTCTGCTTGAACGTCATGTTCGTCAGCTCGGTAAGCACGATCATGTTCAACGCCAACCCCCTGCTCCGCTACGACGGCTACTATATCCTCAGCGATATCCTTGAGATCCCCAACCTGCGGCAGAAGGCGAGCACGATCCTCAATCGCAAGCTCGGCAAATGGTGCCTGGGGCTCGAAGAACAGGAAGACCCGTTCCTTCCCAAGCGGCACCAGGCGCTGTTCGCCCTCTACACGATCGCCTCGGCCCTTTATCGCTGGGTGGTCCTCTTCTCGATCTTGTTCTTCTTGAATAAGGTGTTCGAGCCGTACGGCTTGAAGGTATTGGGCCAGGCGCTCGCGATTGCCTCGATCTACGGGATGTTCGTCATGCCGGCGATGGCCGTCTGGAAATTCTTTCGCGTCCCCGGGAGGTGGAGCAAGGTGAAGCGGGTTCGACTTTACATCACCTTGTCGCTGCTGGCAGGCGTCGTCGCGTCGCTCTTCCTCGTTCCGCTGCCAATGCACGTGATGGCGCCGTTCGAACTGCAGCCCTATGACGCCGACAGCGTCTACGTCGAAGTTCCGGGCCGATTGGTACAGGTCGCCGTCAAACCTGGCCAGCGCGTGAAGAAGGGCGACATGATCGCTCAGCTCGAGAACCTCGAACTTGAAATGTCGATCGCCAAACTCGAAGGCGAACGCGCCGGGCTGCTCACAGAACTCGAGACGCTCGATTCCCTGCTTTATCAACCTTCAAAAGCACAGGAGGCGGCCCTGCGCTGGGACACCGCGCACAAGCAGCTCGAAGGCAACTCCAAACAACTCGCCCAAAAAGAAGCCGATCTCAAGCGGCTTACGATCACCGCCCCCCGCGACGGCGTTATCATTCCGCCGCTGCGCACGCTCGACCGTCCCCGTACCGACGTCGCCGAACTTCCCCCCTGGACCGGCACGCCGCTCGACGAGCGCAACCTCGGTTCCAGCCTCTCGCCGCAAGGTCAGCAGAATCTGATCTGCATGATCGGCGATCCCAACGAATGGGAGGCGGTGATGATCGTCGACCAGGACGACTTCGGCCTCGTCCTGGACGGCCAAGAAGTGCAGTTGATGTTCGAGGAGTCGGCTTACCATGTGTTCAAGACGCACATCTCCAGCATCAGCGGCGAGCATGTCACCGCCGCGCCGACGCGGCTCGCGAGCAGCAACGGCGGCTCCCTCGCCGCCCAGCAGAACCCCGACGGCTCGATCAGCCCGCTGAACACGTCATTCCAAGTCACGGCCCGGCTGAACAACTCGCAAGAACTGCTCCACAACGGCCTCACCGGCGCCGCCCGCATCGACGTCGAGCCCAAAACCGTCATGCAACGCGTCGGGCGGTACCTGGCTCGAACGTTCAACTTCGAGTTGTAG
- a CDS encoding NAD(P)-dependent oxidoreductase — protein MLDVYFYEAFEEEAEALRRLLPASFTAGYTDLTIQETSHAAPPARVISVRTQSILPLAWAPELQAIISRSTGYDHLTAYAAATKAPVALGYLPLYCHRAVAEQAMLLWMALLRRLPVQMRQFHDFHRDGITGFECEGRTLAVVGVGHIGREVCRIGAALGMRVVAVDRAPTHADVNYVSIDEALPQADVLVCAMDLNASNHGYFGADQWKQVKRGAVFVNVSRGELSPSAELVAALNAGQLSAVGMDVYNHEPKLAVALRTKQPSDDAEVQATLELARRDDVICTPHNAFNSFEAVERKSDHSVQQIVALRNTGKFLWNAPVG, from the coding sequence ATGCTAGACGTCTATTTCTACGAAGCGTTTGAAGAAGAAGCCGAAGCCCTGCGCCGGTTGCTCCCCGCGTCTTTCACGGCCGGCTACACCGATCTCACCATTCAAGAGACAAGCCACGCGGCGCCTCCGGCCCGGGTGATCTCGGTCCGCACGCAGTCGATCCTGCCGCTCGCGTGGGCGCCCGAGCTGCAAGCGATCATCTCGCGCAGCACCGGCTACGACCATCTCACGGCCTACGCCGCCGCGACCAAGGCGCCAGTTGCCCTCGGCTACTTGCCGCTGTACTGCCATCGCGCCGTCGCCGAGCAGGCGATGCTGCTCTGGATGGCGCTGCTCCGCCGCTTGCCGGTGCAAATGCGGCAGTTCCACGACTTTCATCGCGACGGCATCACTGGCTTCGAGTGCGAAGGCCGCACCCTCGCCGTCGTCGGCGTCGGTCACATCGGTCGCGAAGTTTGCCGCATCGGCGCTGCTCTCGGCATGCGCGTCGTCGCCGTTGATCGCGCCCCGACGCACGCCGACGTGAACTACGTTTCGATTGACGAAGCGCTGCCGCAGGCCGACGTGCTAGTCTGTGCGATGGATCTCAACGCCTCGAACCACGGCTACTTCGGCGCCGACCAGTGGAAGCAGGTAAAACGCGGCGCGGTGTTCGTCAACGTCTCGCGCGGCGAACTGAGTCCTTCGGCCGAGCTCGTCGCAGCGCTCAACGCCGGCCAGCTGAGCGCCGTCGGCATGGACGTCTACAACCACGAGCCGAAGCTCGCCGTCGCTCTTCGCACGAAGCAACCTTCCGACGACGCCGAAGTGCAAGCAACGCTGGAACTCGCCCGCCGCGACGACGTCATCTGCACGCCCCACAACGCGTTCAATTCGTTCGAAGCGGTCGAACGAAAGAGCGACCACTCAGTGCAGCAAATTGTCGCCCTCCGCAACACGGGCAAGTTTCTCTGGAACGCCCCGGTCGGTTAG
- a CDS encoding glucose-6-phosphate isomerase, translated as MADQLISYDPSGVFLPEHGITPEQLADLAGHLDEARDEVLADAQLWADGVEPSAEKNPLDAGFHELPDRLLGDFRSHGAKSELARIKAAADRLSAETQSVVVLGIGGSYMGARALLEACCHQYYNEVEPAMRRGRPRIYFEGNNVDNDALLDLQRLLQSRGDQWGLVCISKSGGTLETAAAFRILLHDLTASLGKDAGDIAKYVIPVTGTSGKLFELSKALGCKEVFEVPDGVGGRFSVLSAVGLMPAALLGLDVERLLMGAAAMNEHFRNNGPATNIVLQYVGVCHLMEELRGCYTRILSTWGKRLEAAGLWYDQLLAESLGKHEVGALPLTVVNTRDLHSRGQQHQEGARDKLITNLIVDTPSRGAIKIGSSDRNQDGLNELAEKSIPQVLAAAIEGTNQAYREANRPTADIHLPQLDEYTLGQFFQFMMLATVVEGRLIGINPYGQPGVEAYKKNMNAILRK; from the coding sequence ATGGCCGATCAACTCATTTCGTATGACCCGAGCGGGGTGTTTCTACCGGAGCATGGGATCACGCCGGAGCAACTGGCTGACTTGGCGGGCCATCTCGATGAAGCTCGCGACGAAGTGCTCGCCGACGCGCAGCTGTGGGCCGACGGCGTTGAACCCTCGGCGGAGAAGAATCCGCTCGATGCGGGGTTCCATGAATTGCCCGATCGGTTGCTCGGCGACTTCCGCTCGCATGGCGCGAAGAGCGAGTTGGCCCGCATCAAGGCGGCGGCCGACCGATTGAGCGCCGAGACCCAGAGCGTCGTCGTGCTGGGCATCGGCGGTTCGTATATGGGCGCGCGGGCGCTGCTCGAAGCTTGCTGCCATCAGTACTACAACGAAGTCGAACCGGCGATGCGCCGCGGCCGGCCGCGGATTTATTTCGAAGGGAACAACGTCGACAACGACGCGCTGCTCGATCTGCAACGGTTGCTGCAGAGCCGCGGCGATCAGTGGGGCCTGGTTTGCATCAGCAAGAGTGGCGGCACGCTCGAAACGGCTGCCGCGTTCCGCATTTTGCTGCACGACCTGACGGCGTCGCTCGGCAAAGATGCCGGCGACATCGCCAAGTATGTGATCCCGGTGACCGGTACGAGCGGCAAGCTCTTCGAACTGTCGAAGGCCCTCGGCTGCAAGGAAGTGTTTGAAGTTCCCGACGGCGTCGGCGGGCGGTTCTCGGTTCTCTCGGCGGTCGGTTTGATGCCGGCGGCGCTCTTGGGGCTCGACGTCGAACGGCTGCTGATGGGCGCCGCGGCGATGAACGAACATTTCCGCAACAACGGCCCGGCGACGAACATCGTGCTGCAGTACGTCGGCGTCTGCCACCTCATGGAAGAGCTGCGCGGCTGCTATACCCGGATCCTCTCGACGTGGGGCAAGCGGCTCGAAGCGGCCGGCCTGTGGTACGACCAGTTGCTGGCCGAGAGCCTCGGCAAGCACGAAGTCGGCGCCTTGCCGCTCACGGTGGTGAACACTCGCGATCTCCACAGCCGCGGGCAGCAGCATCAGGAGGGCGCCCGCGACAAGCTGATCACCAACTTGATCGTCGATACTCCGAGCCGCGGAGCGATCAAGATCGGCTCAAGCGACCGCAATCAAGACGGGCTGAATGAGTTGGCGGAGAAGAGCATTCCGCAGGTGCTCGCCGCGGCAATCGAAGGGACGAACCAGGCGTACCGCGAAGCGAACCGCCCGACGGCGGACATTCACTTGCCGCAACTCGACGAATACACGCTGGGGCAGTTCTTCCAGTTCATGATGCTCGCCACGGTGGTCGAGGGGCGGCTCATCGGCATCAATCCCTACGGGCAGCCGGGGGTTGAGGCTTATAAGAAGAACATGAACGCGATCCTACGAAAATGA
- a CDS encoding 2,3-bisphosphoglycerate-independent phosphoglycerate mutase, which produces MDTHALTRQLFVKNDSKIVMFVADGLGGLPQQPGGLTELETAKTPNLDKLVREGVCGSSIPVAPGIAPGSGPGHLGLFGYDPITYLIGRGALEATGIGFKLEEGDVAIRANFCTLDAAGKISDRRAGRIASEESAPLAIKLREVKIPDVQIFVEPVKEHRFVVVLRGTGANKGKLGDFVHDTDPQVTGVPPLDPVAGNPESEATAKILKEFVRQAQELLKAEKKANGCTLRGVASKPSIPSYEDVYGLRAAAIAVYPMYKGLAQLVGMDILGHAKTLDEQMEVLKENWDKYDFFFIHFKYTDSTGEDGNFDAKVKRTEEFDAAVPKIMALKPDVFIATGDHSTPSMLASHSWHPVPTLLWAKNCRTDGVEQFGERDCLRGGLGQFEAKHLMTLALANAGRLGKYGA; this is translated from the coding sequence ATGGATACCCACGCCCTCACCCGTCAGCTTTTCGTCAAGAACGACTCGAAGATCGTCATGTTCGTCGCCGACGGCCTGGGCGGCCTGCCGCAACAACCGGGCGGGCTCACCGAACTCGAAACCGCGAAGACCCCGAACCTCGACAAGCTCGTGCGCGAAGGCGTCTGCGGCAGTAGCATCCCCGTCGCGCCCGGCATCGCCCCCGGCAGCGGTCCCGGCCACCTCGGCCTGTTCGGTTACGACCCGATCACCTACCTCATCGGCCGCGGCGCCCTCGAAGCGACCGGCATCGGCTTCAAGCTCGAAGAAGGCGACGTCGCTATCCGCGCGAACTTCTGCACGCTCGACGCCGCCGGCAAAATTAGCGACCGCCGCGCCGGCCGCATCGCCAGCGAAGAGTCCGCCCCGCTCGCGATCAAGCTCCGCGAAGTGAAAATCCCCGACGTGCAAATCTTCGTCGAGCCGGTGAAGGAACACCGCTTCGTCGTCGTCCTCCGCGGCACGGGCGCCAACAAGGGCAAGCTCGGCGACTTCGTGCACGACACCGACCCGCAAGTCACCGGCGTCCCGCCGCTCGACCCCGTCGCCGGCAACCCCGAGAGCGAAGCGACCGCGAAGATCCTCAAGGAATTCGTTCGCCAAGCGCAAGAACTCCTCAAGGCCGAGAAGAAGGCCAACGGCTGCACCCTCCGCGGCGTCGCCAGCAAGCCGAGCATCCCCAGCTACGAAGACGTCTACGGTCTCCGCGCCGCCGCGATCGCCGTCTACCCGATGTACAAGGGCCTCGCCCAACTCGTCGGCATGGACATCCTCGGCCACGCGAAGACGCTCGACGAGCAAATGGAAGTCCTCAAAGAGAACTGGGACAAGTACGACTTCTTCTTCATCCACTTCAAGTACACCGACAGCACCGGCGAAGACGGCAACTTCGACGCGAAGGTGAAGCGGACCGAAGAATTTGACGCCGCCGTGCCAAAGATCATGGCCCTCAAGCCGGACGTGTTCATCGCCACCGGCGACCACAGCACGCCGAGCATGCTCGCCAGCCACAGCTGGCACCCCGTGCCGACGCTGCTGTGGGCGAAGAATTGCCGCACCGACGGCGTCGAACAATTCGGCGAACGCGACTGCCTCCGCGGCGGGCTGGGGCAATTCGAGGCGAAGCACCTCATGACGCTGGCGCTGGCGAATGCAGGACGGCTCGGCAAGTACGGGGCGTAG
- the lepB gene encoding signal peptidase I produces MDDAEAEAPGPRRRVWLAALLALLFGAVAQVYCGRFQRALAIYALTWLVLLLANAALLCLPFGRLAITAGFASVAGVYLFVLIDAIRLARSDSRAPLCKYQRWWVYLLLIIASGTISELVLRLNREYWSEAFVMRVGSMRNSLLAGDRFIVDKLPLYSRPPQRGEIVVYRSSGEGRPVLCHRVVGLPGDEVEIRDEQLLLNGEPAKEEYALYDGERRDYDILNNFAAQTVPAGHVFILGDNRRNAKDSRVDGFVPIDDVLGVPKLIFWSREHSLSPPSNPRESREPVETWGPMRWDRIGQRLD; encoded by the coding sequence ATGGACGACGCTGAAGCAGAAGCACCAGGCCCCCGCCGTCGGGTTTGGTTGGCCGCTCTGCTCGCGTTGCTCTTTGGTGCAGTGGCGCAAGTTTACTGCGGGCGATTTCAGCGCGCTTTGGCAATTTATGCGCTAACTTGGCTCGTACTACTCCTAGCGAACGCCGCGTTGCTCTGCTTGCCGTTCGGGCGGCTTGCAATTACCGCTGGCTTCGCATCCGTTGCGGGAGTTTATCTGTTCGTTTTGATCGATGCGATTCGCCTGGCTCGCAGCGATTCACGCGCCCCGCTGTGCAAATACCAGCGATGGTGGGTCTATCTCCTCCTCATCATCGCCAGCGGAACAATTTCGGAACTAGTCCTGCGATTGAACAGAGAGTATTGGTCGGAAGCATTCGTTATGCGCGTCGGCTCGATGCGCAACTCACTCCTGGCGGGCGATCGATTCATCGTCGATAAGCTTCCGCTGTATTCGAGACCTCCGCAGCGAGGCGAGATCGTCGTCTATCGTAGCTCGGGCGAGGGACGCCCAGTACTCTGCCACCGAGTCGTCGGGCTGCCTGGCGACGAGGTCGAGATTCGCGATGAACAACTCCTACTGAACGGCGAACCAGCGAAGGAAGAATATGCACTCTACGACGGCGAACGGCGCGACTACGACATCCTCAATAACTTCGCCGCACAAACAGTTCCCGCCGGGCATGTCTTTATCCTCGGCGACAATCGCCGCAACGCCAAAGACAGCCGCGTCGACGGCTTCGTTCCCATCGACGACGTCCTCGGCGTGCCCAAGCTAATTTTCTGGTCCCGCGAGCACTCACTCTCGCCGCCGAGCAACCCCAGGGAAAGCCGTGAGCCGGTGGAGACATGGGGGCCGATGCGTTGGGATCGGATCGGCCAACGTTTGGACTAG